tataattatgaaaaagtAATGTTGATAAAATTAAGGATTTCTGTTTTAGCAAAAGTTCCTAGCAACAAACACgacatcatattttttgttctCGAAATGGCAAACTGACGATCTGTTCAGTAAGTATCATACAAGACTTATGTGTAGAGCCAATCGCTTAGCTTTCTTTCAATTATGAAAATTCACATTGCTGCTATCAGAAGTTCCTCATTACCATAAAATGTACAgaatatattattaaatgaGTGGAATTACGTGCATTTTCATTGCATAAGAAtaacttcttttcaaaaatctaaGCTGTAACAATGTGCATTATCTATACAAGCGAGATAATCTGTaacagtatgttttttttattatttttttcaggtttaGTTTTAGAGATGATTGCAACGGTATTGTTGAGTGTTTTATTTGAATGTGtaaatgttattgaatttaAATTGCCTTCAGCTAGGTAAGTTTTTCTTTCcatcttatatatttatttaaaatgcatATAATTGTGGATGAAAATGTAAGTTACCAAAGGTGGGTGCAATTAAAAATCACAGAcatgattaaaaacaaaacagacaacCCACAACGTAGAAATCCTAAGATTGAACAAAACATAAATCAAGGCTCTACTTACAACACCGTTGTGATACTCTGCGAAAGCCGGAAatgaaaattttgcaaattttacaGATTAAGGGTAGGCAAGCTAGCCTCATGATCAATATATAGTTGAATAACAAACCATTGACACACACATCAAATATCTTCTTTATTCAACCTCAAGAATGAAAAACTATCGGATAAAAGCAAATCAAAACTGggaatattaattaaaaaaaccctATGAAGAACTTGAGATGAATGCAAGTACTCTGGAAGGGTTCTACTTACTCTACTAACAGAACCTGCCGGATCTTTGAAGATAATTATACAATCCCAGTTTTCAGTCGTATACAGTTGAATGTAAGCTATTAAAGGTAGGCGTctctaaagaaaaaaatgattttacgaAAAACTTATATGACAAACAAGAGCCAACGACAAGAACAGaacaacaggctcctgacttgaacATGCATACATTAAAAGAGCCAATTCTAACAACTAAATCGAAGTTTCCGCCTTTTCcagattaaaattatatatttgatagtcttctattattttaattttagtttcttgtgtacaatttggaaattagtatggcgttcattatcactgaagtagtatatatttgtttagggtaCAGCTGAAGGACGGCTCCGGTGCgaaaatttctcgctacattgaagacctgttggtgaccttctgctgttgtttcttctatggtcgggttgttgtctctttgacacatttcccatttccattctcaattttattccataAACAGTTTGAGAAAAGCACGAGCTTGTGCAACTCCAATATATTTGTATCGGAAAGATGTGACcatttatattctatataatacattaaatatattaagtttttatgtgaacttaatttattcaatttgtactttttagGTCGGATAACGAAGAAAGAGTAAAGAAAATATCATATTCACTTATTTGTAAGAGATCTTCCATTCACGTGATTCGTATTATATTAGGATATACATTAATGCTATGTGTGATGACAATGAATATCTGGATTATTATTTCTGTACTTGTTGGGTGTGCCATTGGATATTTTCTGTCGCGTCCCTGGGCGTACACTATAAAAACCAACAGATCGAGACCGAAGACAAAGAACAGTTTACTAGTGTCAGACTTGTCTTATCCACTTCTGGTATTAAAGACCGAAATTTGAATTATCCACTTCTGGTATTAAAGACCCAAAATTTGAATTATCCACTTCTGGTATTAAAGACCGAAATTTGAATTATCCACTTCTGGTATTAAAGACCTACATTTGAATTATCCACTTCTGGTATTAAAGACCGAAATTTGAATTATCCACTTCTGGTATTAAAGACCAAAATTTGAATTATCCACTTCTGGTATTAAAGACCGAAATTTGAATTATCCACTTCTGGTATTAAAGACCAAAATTTGAATTATCCACTTTTGGTATTAAAGACTGAAATTTGAATTATCCACTTCTGGTATTAAAGACTGAAATTTGAATTATCCACTTCTGATCACTTCTGGTATTAAAGACCAAAATTTGAATTATCCACTTCTGGTATTAAAGACCGAAATTTGAATTATCCACTTCTGGTATTAAAGACCAAAATTTGACTTATCCACTTCTGGTATTAAAGACCAAAATTTTAATTATCCACTTCTGGTATTAAAGACCgaaatttgaattattcaaaCACAAAAATAACCAACTTCAAAAACACATACATCTAAATGATAAATGTGTAGCCACTTTGTTCATTAAaccttttcatattttaatgcaACATCCATTGTTTTTCTTCATATAAAAGGAAGCACCATGTGGTCATCACGAAAAGACAAGTACATAGACCACATAACAAGCTATCCATCATAGGGCTAGTGTTTACATCATGTTAATTTATCAGGTTTAAATCATGCTTAGTTTATATTAACAGTAGTTACCATATTTAACTACagaatatcatgtatataggcTAGCTATATCGTCCTGTACATGcctgaactatttgccactggacgtcagcaaccaacaatcaatcaatataactAGCAAAATCAATTTGTATTGCTTTTGttataacatttgtttataaCGACATCCTAAACAATAGTGCTTCATACTTGTTTTTATTAACTTATTTCATGCTCATCTGCATTAGTATGTCGTTCAAATGTCGAGAAGAGCTGATGGTTATGACTACTTGTATTGTACACactgaattaaaataaatctaCGTAGAATACATACTTTATCATTCTTAGGTCTACATTTGGAATGTGACAGTAAGTGACGACAATACTGTTCcacctatttatatttttgcaataatataCAAAAGCACTAAACGTTCATACAAGTGGCAAATAATTAGTATAAACTAACCATTAAATACCTGTATTTTGGCATTACACACAGTCAGTTTTCTTTCacaataaatgacatttttacactaaatccattggatgttggatgtgaaCTGATTGATACTTAAGCTTAGAGACAGTGGTTGCTGTTGGTTGTTGtatatgatatttgtattttgttcattcTTGGAGGCTGTATTGtgacttttattatttaacttctATATCATTTGATCTCTGGGGAAAAGTTGtcttaaaaaacagaaaacttcACATCTAAAATTAATTTAGTCTCGTTACTCTGGCCTTAGAGGTAGGGCCACAACATTGTTGTCAAactgatacatgtatgtcagatctgttcattgtgtctttttgtgtcaggatgtataagtacccggccacatccacttgtattttgtgtctatctgatgagctaagcctttttcaactgatttttatagttcgtttttatgttgtactgttataccactgtcccaggttagggggaggttTGGGATTCcactttatttatgtatgtgcctgtcccaagtcaggagcctgtaattcagtggttgtcatttgtttataagttacatatttgttttattgttcatttttgtttacatattaaggccgttagttttctcatttgaattgttttacatttataatttatcttatcagggccttttatagctgactatgcagtatgggctttgctcattgttgaaggccgtacggtgacctataactgttaatgtttgtgtcattttagtcttttgtggatagttgtctcattggcaataatacaacatcttcttttttatatgtactgATATTAATGCATcttcatacaaaatatcattgatcTATCACAAATAGTTTCTATCAAACTAACTCAAGCAAAAAACCTAACAATTGTTGAAATAGgtaaatatgtaaatgtaatCCATGGAACAACAcataagttaaaaaatatttgtataattagcaaatacacttttttttttaaattctattggTACTTCATAAATACAATCTGCATTCTAAAGCCTACTGGAAACTACACcagtaaaaagaaaattaatcaaatgCACTAAAAGTTCTTACAAGTAGCAAATAATTAGTATGAACATACCATTTAATACCTGTATTTTGGCATGCACATGGTCAGTTTTTCTTTGACAATAAATGAcgtttttacactaaatctattggatgttggatgtgaaCTGATTGATAGATTTGTACTTAAGCTAAACATAGACAGTGGTTAccatttgttgctgtatatgATATTTGTGGTTTGTTCATTCTTGGAGGCTGTATGGTGACTTTTATTACTTCTCTTGGGTTATATTGGTTATATTCAAAGGAGAATACAGAAAGATCTTGACAATATAAAATCATGGTGTGATAAATGGGGATTTCTCATTTCCCCCTCTAAAACTGTAGCTATTGTCTTTAGTAGAAAGAAAAAGTCTGAGAAGTTATTATTAACGTTAGGTAACAGTCTATTACAAGTAGTCAATGAGGTGAAATTTTTAGGAATAATTATTGATAGTAAATTGACTTGgttaaaacatattcaatatATAGAGGCAAAATGCAGTAAAGTCCTAAATTGCATGAAACTTCTAACAGGTACTAAGTGGGGAGCAAACAGCCATTCTCTTAGAAACATATACATTGCTCTTATAAGATCTAAAATAGACTACGGATGTGAGGTATATAATTCTGCCTCACATTCTGTAAAGAAAATACTGGACCGGGTGCAAAGTCAAGCACTTCGAATTTGTACAGGTGCATATAAAAATGTAGCCACAAGTGGACTACAAGTAGAAATGGGTGACCCACCCTACGAAGAACGTAGGCAGTGCCTTATTACAAAAtcgtttttaaatatatctagtCATGAAGACAACCATCCAACTAAGGAAAGTTTAACAAAAAAGGCAACATTTCTCTGCTACTCCAGGgaaataaaacagaataaaaaaccatattttattgtttcaaaagATATGATTAATCAACATGATGTTgatattaatcaaatatataaatacaaacaattcCCGACCCCCCCTTGGCATTTGACTAAACCCCGTGTATGTACACAACTCTCAAGTCTCATCTCGAAAAAGGATAATCCACACTTAATTCGAAGTGAAAGTAACTTCATGATTTATACGCAGTACCGccagtttttaaaaatatatacggACGGATCTAAAGATCTAAATTCTAATAAAACCTCATGTGCATTCGCAATACCTGAAATGGGaataaaaaaaggtttcaaACTGCCTAAGAATATGTCAATTTTCACTAGTGAGCTTATGGCAATATTTCTGTCTCTTATGTGGTTAGAAGAATTTAAACCAAATAATGTCGTTGTGTTTGTCGACTCTCTATCAGCTCTCCAGGCCTTAAAGAGTAATTTATTTAaggtaaaaaattatttattatacgacattatatttttgtacaacCAGTTAGTCAAACTAGGTAGCAACATAATATTTGAGTGGATCCCAAGCCACGTCGGAATTTTAGGAAACGAAATTGCAGACCAGACTGCCAAAGTGGCTCTTAGTAAAGATACAATAGATTGTCATATTCCCCTATATAAAGAAGACatcaaatgtttaacaaaaaacattttaaaacaaatttggcAAAAACAGTGGTTAGACAACCCAAAGGGTAGATTACTACACTCCTTCCAAAATAATGTATCATTTAAGATTACTATACCACAAATGAATAGAGAAAATGAACGAATAATATTCAGATTAAGATCTGGCTCTATTAATGTCAATAAATATCTACACAAAATAGGGAAAAGTCCGAGTGAAATTTGTGAAAACTGCAAAGTCACAGACGATGTAGTACACTTCCTATTAGTATGCTCAAAATATGATGTGCAACGTAAACAGATGTTTGATATGCTTAAAAATAACGGAGTCGTAGATCTTTCGTTGAAACACCTTCTATCCGGATACACACACACTTTCAGTCCCGTGCATAACTATCTACGGGAAACTAATATACTTATAAGGAAATAGGAAGACTCTCAACTATATGTATAAGTGCCATTTAGCTTTAGTCTAGAGATCATAATACAGATAATTATGTATGTGGAACAAGtgtatatgaattatttttcagatggtcgctaagttaaaatatttcatcaattcaGTATACAACCAGCAagataaaagataaatgaaaaactcacccgaatttgaaataatttcctttttataaatttatttagaaCTAGCATAAGCAAGTCACAAGTGCAATGCACACTTCACCTTTGTGTCAGTCCTTTGAGCGTAATCAAACAGACTTTTTCTACCTGTGTCATACATCAGTAAATCATTCACCTTTCAAACACCAGTACTAATTGACCATGAAATGCACgcatttaaatttaacaagTATCGACATTCAATTTAATCACTCTGATCTATTGAAAATTGTTATACTAGATAAGTTAACAGTACATGGTAAGGGAAAATACAACATCACATTAAGATTCTCTACAATGGACAATTacagtcatatttttttaaagatatgaaaacaacaaacacaTCGCACTATGCTCagataattaacaatagaaaCATTTGTTACAGGcctttttaatatgaaagtacCACTAACATTTATCTTAATTATTTAACGTTATATgttaaaagtctttaaagcttaaacaaaaatacaatatatccTCTCAGATTTTCATAAACTGACAACTATAGTCATACTCTTATTGatagaaattaagaaaaataaacaaacagaatCACTACGCTCATACATTAGTAGAATAGAAACAAGTCTTAGAGTTGAATCCttttctataataataaaatgacaaattctaaaatttgtacTAGAGGATGTCAGTAAGACAAACACACACAGATTATTGTATAATTATGTATATGCACATCCCAGCACTTCTGTTTCGCTGGCATTCTCTGTActaaaaaactaaaatcaaacaatgtcattgtttaaataatatactggtattaaattttttcatatttttctatttttgctccatttatatattatacactgtatatatatataaatctaaataGGCGATTAAGGGCATAGGTAGGGATGATTTCTCGTTCAATGACAGAAGTGTTTTTTCTTGTCAGGGAATGAGGAATCACAAAATACCAGTATGTCTTTGGcaatttatttggaaaaaattgATGCAACTTACCATTATGGAAAAGGAAAAACTACAATCAATCCTTTCTTAAGGATTCTTTATTTGCTACACCAATCGAGGGAGACGTCCTTACATTGGTAGCATATAACTAGCACATGTCTTGTTACCGGTttctaaatatacttttttttatatacatgtatataagtataTCACAGACGACACAAAGGTGAACAACCATATAaattttctgaacaattttatGACACCTATCAATTaataatgtacatttcattaGGGACTATCATTtgctcttgatttttttttcattttcatagtacatgtaccttctgatatgtgttttttttttgtctctcaacatatatatattttctagtAATTCAGCAACCATGTTCGTCAAAGTTTCATAAGATTACTCGCCAAAACgttaaatactaaaaataaattaaagactgaaagtataattatatacataatatcttaaattatgttatatgaatttaagGCGCAATTACTACATAAGTAAGCCGCCTTccaaaaccaataacaacaacaacttCTCTTGGGGAAAGTTAtcttaaaaaacagaaaacttcacatttaaaattaatttagtcTTGTTACCATGGCCTAAGAGTTAGGGCCTCAACATTGTTGTCAaactgatacatgtatgtactgaTATTAATGCATcttcatacaaaatatcattgatcTATCACAAATAATTTCTATCAATCTAACTCAAGCAGAATTGTTGAAATAGGTAAATATGTAGATAAATTGTACTCCATGGAACAACACATAAGTtcaaaattagcaaatacacttcttttcaaaattctattGGTACTTCATAAATACAATCTGCATCCTAAAGCCTATTGGAAACTACACCAGTAAACAgagaaattaattaaaacaaaacggtTTCCTGTTTAAATGAGATTATATAATAGCCAACTCTATGTATtaccaaatttattaaaaattacctctgaatatataataataaataatttaattataaaaaatagttatttcCCCTTACAGTTACATAAATAAAACCCCTATTGATTGTCACGTATAGTTCTATTCAATTTGCTTCTGAAATTCAAcatagttttgaaatttttgattttcaatatttcagcAATGGAAACTAATGGATAATCTTTGAGATACAAATCAGACTTATTCTCAGTTCTTACTTTCGTAATAGTTTTTAGTGATAATAGAAATGATTTTGACATTGTTTTCTCAAGAGGATAAATTTGAGCTGTCCAAAGACTTAATTTCCCTGAATTTTCTCCATCACCGCTTCCTTTGTTTGCTAATTTTTGTACGTCTAGTTTACATATAGATGATACATCACCAAGTGTCCTCTGTAGAAAGATTAGGTCCTTAGCAGGTGCTTGTTTTTTGAGATTATCATTTACGTGGAAGAAGATTGTGACATACATTGTGGAACCATTGTGAAATACAGGCACAGTGTGTAAAAATATGTCGTGTGGGACATCACACTGATCTAGACTCTCACTCAGCTCTGATGTCAACAAACTACAGTTACTAATTATAGAATTTTGACCAATGTTTACAGGTATGTCCGCATGGAAATATTCAACAACGGTACCAGGTGATACAGTTGAATCTGATGTTAAGCAAGAATGCATTACACAACCTTGGTTGACATCGGAAAATTTCATCTTCTTTGAGCACTCTTTACTTTCTCTATTTTCTACCCAATTATTGAAGACATCCATTTCTAAGCCTACTTCTTCTTGGAACTGTTTGTCGAAACAGAAATGTTGAGAAAATTCTTTAGTAGTTCCAATATGTATGAACCTAGAGGAGTTCATCAATAGAAGTGAGATATCAGTTCCTTTCAgtaaattgaagattttttctCTGGTTGGTACCAggcttgttgttgggttgctgacaTTAGGGATATGTGATGTGTAATCAATGGTAGCATTTGGTCCAAGAGCCTGAAGGAAATCACCATAAGCATCTATTTCACAAGTAATTGGagaattttctttgtaaaaaccAATTAGTTTCTTAGCAACATCCATTCCAAAGAAGAAAGAACTGTCTGTGTAAGCTACATGACCTTTGACTTTTATATCACCTGggaattttaactttttgtcttttattacAGCGTCTTTCTTGTACATAACTGTCTCCGATGGCTTCTGTAACACTTCTGTACATTTCTGGTTCAAGATATGTTTGGATGTGTCTATACTTTCAGGGTTCTCTAGAACATACACACCATGCTGGGTACCCATCTGTATAGTGGAGGGATGAGCTAAAGCTGTAAAACCAGTCTCTGCAAATTTCCATGGCAATGTTTCATCACCAAGGTTATAAACCAAGAAATCATCTGCACATGATAGAAACACCCCAGCAGGCATCCTAGGTAGAAATGGCCAATACATTGCTAGTTTGAAGTCTAACATCTGGTATAAAGGGTTCCCAGTGGGGATTGCAGAGAATATTTTGCCCAGTATGCTAGCGCTAGGCATTCTTTTACTCTGCCCTCCAGCATGTAATAGTAACACCCTGTAGTCATACAAACTAGCACCATACTCCGTGTGTAGAAAGTCCAAAGCAGTCAAAGTAGAACCTCCATTTCCTAAAAttaaacaggaaattaaaaaataacacaacaaTTGTAGTAAGATTAACATTTACAGGATGGGTGCCATATCTAGAGCAGGAACTAATTACCAATCCTGAGCACTGAAGATCACCTCTGGTTTTTTGTACCAGGGTCAGTCttcatttttctatgttttgctCAGTCTTCATTCATGTCATTTTTCtatggtttttttaatttattgttttttgtctGTCGAATGTCTGAATTTGTTTTATGTCATGTCATTGTTTGTTGTTGACatatatatgagtttgaatatccctttggtatataTTTAGTCTCTCTTTTACAGAACTAACTGAGGGGtttacagtttcaaaatatataacaaaagtaattaagtgccagtctttgtaaaaatcaggcaatttcgctaaaaatcaaatcatgatcagaaaaaaaacactgagCTAATTATGTTATTTAATACTAACTATCATCCTGAGTTAAACATTattagtctttcgtttgtgtgtgtctggtaatatcaaataacttggttagaaaattggttagaatgagAGCAAATTacaaagttatctcccctcATTCGTTAATTTCTtatgcatttcaaccaaattgtatcttctattaccagaacagaaaacagaaatgaatgttatttttgtgcataactacatattatgaaccaaaatcaatgtcaaattggttgattttttttggtcatgttttcacaactgcctgattcttaggcagactggcacttaaatGTCACAGTAACAAATAATTAGAAGTCTGTGGTGGCATGTAATGTATGTAGTAAATGTTATAATGGTAGATATGTATTACAACATGAACATGCAAATAACCATGCCAGTTTAATTGACTGTTGCAAGTCGATATTCTGATTCCTTATTCAATAAGGctaaggctctgtgttgaaggccgtacattgatctataatggtttacttttttaaattgttgtttggatggagagttgtctcattcatgtcattggcactcacaccacatcttcctatatctaataagTCTATAAACAAAAACTTCTGCAcagtttactttatatatactatattcaaaaacaaaagacaagtttcccaaataaaattgaggatGGGATtaatgggtaatgtgtcaaagagaaaacaacccaaTCAAATAGCAGGCAACAGCCAAAGTCAGGTCCCAAAGATATTTGTAGTTTGTCCAGCTTTTCTTGCCATTTATGCATGagattgatttaatattttactaaCAGCTTGTTAATGTTGAGTTGTGGCATGTTAGGAATTTTAACATCTGCCAGCAAGTCATTATTGGTCACTACCTTTTtgtctatattttaaaatttacttgtacaaagatttttcttgaatcaaatgaaatggaATATTTGGAAGATCTTTCTCAATCAATTGCATGTAGTGACACAGGTTGAGACATGGTATTAACCTTGTTATAATGaataatgattttatatattgttggttgcttaacatccagtggcaaatatttcatgcatattcaggatgaGAAAAAGtcaacaataaatacaataggtaggtcttgtaATAGAAGCCATCCAGAATGATGGTCAGagaatttggactgccactcaaaaatgagggtatattggatagggacagaaattttgcttTGCGACCGGCCACCCACGGAGTACGGACACCTCAAAGaattgttgcaagggttcttagcATCCTAAGAGCATGGTACTAATAATGATCTGAATTAATTACCAAGTTTAGTCCCCGGTGGATCTGATATGATATGAATAGGTAGATTTAATGGCACTTCCTTTCTGTCTAGTTTGTCTTTCAGCTGAGCATCAAATATATCTTTCTGATCTTCATCTGCTGTTGTTATGACTACCACATCCCAAAATTTTGCATGGCCACTGTCTTTATCTTTACCTGTCAAACATAATACTTGTAAATCTTTTCATACATATGTTTAATTACATCAAGGATTTGCATAATTATAcacatataccatgtatactacATTTTGTACTACCATGACTActgttttaaattcaaaagttAATACACAACCTGCTAACCAAAAGACCAAGAGCAGTTAATTTCAGCTTCAtctaaaaaacttaaatttataatataatttatgagGACATGCATACAAGAAagctatgaaaaaaatattattatattgtcatgattgtacaTATATTAGACGACTTTTATAAAGTATACTATAACCATTTGAGTTTTAATCTGATGTTAATATATGCCCTGCATGTGCAAGATATAATTTCTGTCAAATTTCTACagtcaaatatatatacataaaaactTTACACCTGTATACAAATATAGTTTCAAGGTAACTTCCTTTTTTCTTCTGTCATGTCTGTTTTTgaactaaacatttttttttttacac
This Mytilus trossulus isolate FHL-02 chromosome 14, PNRI_Mtr1.1.1.hap1, whole genome shotgun sequence DNA region includes the following protein-coding sequences:
- the LOC134695968 gene encoding fucose-1-phosphate guanylyltransferase-like — encoded protein: MGDPGITTFMKNVLSNYSSIRGKDKDSGHAKFWDVVVITTADEDQKDIFDAQLKDKLDRKEVPLNLPIHIISDPPGTKLGNGGSTLTALDFLHTEYGASLYDYRVLLLHAGGQSKRMPSASILGKIFSAIPTGNPLYQMLDFKLAMYWPFLPRMPAGVFLSCADDFLVYNLGDETLPWKFAETGFTALAHPSTIQMGTQHGVYVLENPESIDTSKHILNQKCTEVLQKPSETVMYKKDAVIKDKKLKFPGDIKVKGHVAYTDSSFFFGMDVAKKLIGFYKENSPITCEIDAYGDFLQALGPNATIDYTSHIPNVSNPTTSLVPTREKIFNLLKGTDISLLLMNSSRFIHIGTTKEFSQHFCFDKQFQEEVGLEMDVFNNWVENRESKECSKKMKFSDVNQGCVMHSCLTSDSTVSPGTVVEYFHADIPVNIGQNSIISNCSLLTSELSESLDQCDVPHDIFLHTVPVFHNGSTMYVTIFFHVNDNLKKQAPAKDLIFLQRTLGDVSSICKLDVQKLANKGSGDGENSGKLSLWTAQIYPLEKTMSKSFLLSLKTITKVRTENKSDLYLKDYPLVSIAEILKIKNFKTMLNFRSKLNRTIRDNQ